The sequence below is a genomic window from Acetobacter vaccinii.
ATCGTGATCTTGAAGACAGGCGGCAGCGGCGGCAGGCGTTGCAGGCTGACCCGAAATGGGTGGCTTTCCTGCCGAAAATTCAGACACTCATCGTTGAAATGCAGAACAAGATTCTGCTGCCAACCGAATTCTCGCCTCTCCAGTAACAGGAAACTTAAGAGATGATCAGGAAGTTCGGAATTTTGGGCCTGATGGCTGGCGCGTGTCTTTCTCTTTCCGCTGCGCGGGCCGAGACGTCGCTTGTGTTTACAAGCTGGGGTGGCTCCACGGAAGATATGCAGGAAAAATACTGGCTGCTTCCGTTCACCAAGGAAAGCGGTGTGGCTGTTCAAAAGGACGGCCCGACCAACTACGGCAAGCTCAAGGCCATGATCGACACCGGTAATGTGACCTGGGACGTGGTGGATGTTGAGGCCGATTTTGCCGCCAAAGCCGCAAATGACGGACTTTTGGAGCCTGTAGGCGTGGATAACCTGCAAAAGGTTGACCCGCGCTTTCGTAACAAGTTTTACGTTGGCAGCTTCTACTTTTCCTTCGTGCTGGGGTACAAGGGTGCGACAGCCGCACACCCGAAAGACTGGCAGGAATTTTTTGATACTCAGAAGTTCCCCGGCAAGCGTGCGCTGTACAAATGGCCCAGCCCCGGTGTGATCGAAATGGCGCTGCTGGCCGATGGCGTGCCCGCCGACAAGCTGTATCCGCTTGATCTGGACCGGGCTTTCCGCAAGCTGGACACCATTAAATCCTCCATCCGCTGGTGGTCGTCGGGCGCGCAGTCGCAGCAGATGCTGGCATCGGGCAGTGTCAAATACGGCATGTTCTGGAATGGCCGCGTGCAGGCACTACAGGATGGCGGCGCTGATGTGGGCATGTCCTGGACACAGAACATCACCATGGCTGACATGCTGGTTATCCCCCGTGGGTCGCACCATGTTGCGGAAGCGCAGAAGCTGATTGCCTTTGCAACTGGCGCCAAGCCGCAGGCCGAGTTTGCCCGCAGCACCGGCTATGCCCCGGTCAACATGGACAGTATTGCCCTGTTGTCCCCGGCAGAGCGTGAAAAACTGCCTCAGGCCCATACTGAAGGCCACGTGGACCCTGACATTGCCTACTGGGCCGCGCACCGCGACGAAATCGCGAAGCGCTGGTACGAATGGCAGGCCCGCTAACACACGATTGAGGACACAGGCATGCAGCGCTCAGCAGGCGGCATTGTGCTCCCAGGACTGGGATTTCTAGCCGTATTTTTCTTTTTCCCTGTTCTGGTCATTCTGTTCAAGAGCATCCACGGACCGCATTTTACACTCAGCCACTACGAGTTCATCGTAGGGAGTTCTGTCTATCGGGGTGTGTTTCTCAACACCTTTGAACTGGCTGGGGTGGTCACGGCTGTCTCGCTTGCTGTGGGGCTACCGGTGGCCTGGTATCTTGCGGTAGGGCCACGCCGGTGGTGCGAGGTTGTCTCCATGGTCATGGTTTTGTCCATGTGGACCAACCTTCTGGCACGCACCTATGCGTGGGTGGTGCTGTTGCAGGACAACGGCCCCGTCAACAAGGCGTTGATGGCGCTGGGTGCCATAACAGACCCCCTGCCGATGATGAACTCGCTTTTTGCCGTCACCATAGGCATGACCTACATCATGGTGCCGTTTGTGGTTATTCCGCTGCGTAATCGCATTGCGTCGCTGGACCCTGCGGTGTTTCAGGCGGCGGAAATATGCGGTGCGGGCAGGGCGGTTATTTTCTGCCGCGTGTTCCTGCCTGCCATTGCAACAACCTTTGCCATGACCGGGGTTACGGTTTTTGTCATGTCCCTTGGGTACTACATTACGCCAACCCTGTTGGGCAGTGAGTCCTCCATGGTGCTGGCTGAACTGATTGCCCAGTTGGTGCAGTCGCAGCTGGACTGGGGTGCGGCGGGTGCGGCGGCGTTCCTGCTGCTGGTCATGACTGTAATCCTTTACTTTGTGCAGCAGACCGTGCTTGCCAAAAAATCCGCGACAGGCCGCTAAGGGGGAAAGCCGATGTTACTGTCATTGTCACGGCTGGGCTGGATCAGGCCCCTTCTTACGGCGTCGTCCGTTGCGATTGTCGTGTTTCTGCTGTGCCCGCTGGTGCTGCTGATGGTGCTGTCTTTTGGCAGCTCCCAGTGGTTTGAGTTCCCACCGCACTCCTTCACATTCCGTTGGTATCAGTCGATTATTGCCAATCCGGAATGGATGCAGTCACTGGCCACCAGTCTGGAGGTCGGGTGCGTGGTGGCCCTGCTGTCCGTGCTGCTGGGCACGCTCAGCGCCTTTGGCATCATGCGTTGCCCGGCACGCATCAGGGGTAGCCTTGAAACGGTTTTCCTGCTGCCCATGATCTTTCCGGTCGTGGTGACGGCTGTCAGTGTCTATCTGTTTTTCTCCACCACGCATCTGAACGGCACATTCGTAGGGTTTGTAATCGGCCATCTGGTCATTGCCTTGCCTTTTGCCGTGTCGGCGGTGCTGAACGGCCTGAAGGAGCTTGATGGCGCGGTGGAGGATGCCGCCGTGCTGTGTGGGGCATCACGCTTGCAGGCCGCCTTTAGGGTAACACTGCCTGCCTTGAAGTCCTCTTTGACCTCAGCAGCAGTTTTTTCATTCCTTGCGTCATGGGACGATGTGGTGGTGGCCATTTTCATGTCCAGCCCCAGCCTTCAGACAATCCCTGTAAAAATATGGGGCAATCTGCAGCAGGATCTGTCCCCCGATATCGCGGCGGTTTCCACGTTTCTTATTGTTTCCAGCGGAATTGTCATTTTCTGTATGAACAGGGTCCAGGGAGGGGCTGAAGAGTGAACGCTTTCATAAGCATCCAGGGTATCCGTAAGGATTATGGGGGCAATGTAGCCGTCAGCGACGTTACCCTTGATATCCAGAAGGGAGAGTTCGTCTCGTTCCTTGGGCCATCGGGTTCGGGCAAGAGCACCACGTTGTATGTCATGGCCGGTCTGGTTGACCCCGACCAGGGCGATGTGCAGGTCGAGGGCAAGAGCATTCTGCAAATGCCCTCCAACAAGCGCAATATTGGCATGGTGTTCCAGCGCTACACGCTTTTTCCCAACATGACTGTTGCCGAAAACATTGCGTTTCCGCTGACGGTCAGGAAGGTGAACAAGGCTGAAATTGCAGAACGCACGGCAGAAATGCTGCGCCTTGTGCGGATGGAGGCTCTGGCTGACCGTTACCCACAGCAGATGTCGGGTGGGCAGCAGCAGCGCGTGGCCATTGCGCGCGCCATGATCTACAACCCCAACATCCTGCTGATGGACGAACCCCTGTCCGCGCTGGACCGGAAACTGCGAGAAGAAATCCAGTCCGAAATCAAGCGCGTGCATGAGGAAACAGGCGTTACCATCCTGTATGTTACGCATGATCAAGAGGAAGCCTTGCGCCTGTCGGACAGGGTTGTCCTGTTCAATCAGGGTAAAGTGGAGCAGATAGGCACCTGCCGCGACCTTTACGAAAAGCCGGTCTCGCGTTTCTGTGCCGGGTTTTTTGGCAGTTCCAATATTCTGGAAACAACAGCCTGTGACCCGGACACCCGCAAAGTGCGCCTTGTCAGTGGTGAAGTGCTTGAAGATATAGGAATTTTCCAACAGCGCCATATTTTTGGTGAAGAACCAAGCCTGATGGTGCGGCCTGAGGATATGAGCTTCAGTCGGGAAAAATCAGCCAATGTTATTGCAGGTACGGTGCTTGATATCACCTTCCTGGGGGCTTTGCTGATGTGCTCCATCCAGTTGCGCAGTGGCGAGTGCGTGAAAATGCAGCTGCCCCGCGTGTTTGAAGATAGCGTGCCCGCTCTGGGCTCGGAAGTTTTTGTTAAAATAAATACAAATAATTCTGTCGCTTTTTACTAGAGAATCGGAATCACTTTATGCAATAATACTGTGTCTTCATAAATGTAAGGGGCACAGTCTTGCGTAAGGTATTGTCTGCTCTGTGCGCTTTTGGCGCTATTTGTTACGCTAACGAAACTATGGCCGAAGTGACCTTTGTTTCGACCAAACGACTGTCTCTTCAGGGCTCACTCGATATTGGGGGAGATTTCTTCGCGCTTCCCCATAGCAACTTTGGTGCAGGGTCTTATGCCAAATTGCCGAGTGGGGATTACAAAAGGCATGGTGACGTCAGCTATAGTGAGTTCTTTGGTAAACCTGCGGTCACCGGCCGTTGGGATACGCCATGGGGCTTTTCTGTCATAGGTAAAGCATCGGCTGTTGGCAGTGGCACAGTCGGTGATGGGGATGCCATGAGCATTTCCCAGACAGCAGGCGGCCCCAGCGCAGTCACCTGGGAAGAGGGGTACCTGGGTGTTGTGGTGCCTTTCAAACTTCTGCACACCAAACAGACATTGACTGTGCAGGGCGGGCGCCAGGCTTTTACTATTGATGATGGTTTTCTTGTCGGTAAAGGCGGTTACAGTACGACAGGCACTGGTGCCTGGTGGTATGCGCCCCGTTATGCTTTTGCTGGCCCCGGCACGATCAAGATTGAAGGGGAAAATACGCGCGCTGATATCTTTATGTTGGAAAACAGCACCAACAATCAGCGGGCACAGGGAAACGACCGTCCGCGGACAAAATTTGTAGGGTTTGACTTTAGCTGGTTTATCAACACCAAAGGCGGAAACGGCGGCAAGAACTATTTTGACCGTAAAGCCTATGTCACGCTGACCTATTTCCACGTGCTGGATGCCGACGTTTCAAGCACCTATGACTATGCAGTCAGGGCGGACCGGCGCGGTATGAATGTGACATCGCTAAGCTGGGGCG
It includes:
- a CDS encoding ABC transporter permease, with the protein product MLLSLSRLGWIRPLLTASSVAIVVFLLCPLVLLMVLSFGSSQWFEFPPHSFTFRWYQSIIANPEWMQSLATSLEVGCVVALLSVLLGTLSAFGIMRCPARIRGSLETVFLLPMIFPVVVTAVSVYLFFSTTHLNGTFVGFVIGHLVIALPFAVSAVLNGLKELDGAVEDAAVLCGASRLQAAFRVTLPALKSSLTSAAVFSFLASWDDVVVAIFMSSPSLQTIPVKIWGNLQQDLSPDIAAVSTFLIVSSGIVIFCMNRVQGGAEE
- a CDS encoding alginate export family protein; protein product: MRKVLSALCAFGAICYANETMAEVTFVSTKRLSLQGSLDIGGDFFALPHSNFGAGSYAKLPSGDYKRHGDVSYSEFFGKPAVTGRWDTPWGFSVIGKASAVGSGTVGDGDAMSISQTAGGPSAVTWEEGYLGVVVPFKLLHTKQTLTVQGGRQAFTIDDGFLVGKGGYSTTGTGAWWYAPRYAFAGPGTIKIEGENTRADIFMLENSTNNQRAQGNDRPRTKFVGFDFSWFINTKGGNGGKNYFDRKAYVTLTYFHVLDADVSSTYDYAVRADRRGMNVTSLSWGGNVLPVKALNMENDFTFYGNFVSEQNSHAGNGYTGVQAFGMYFEPGYTFSKLPWKPHVFYRYTRYGGAKNTTDKVKRNYDPFFLYDGKRYVYGGYWPGEIVGMYLAPLSDLEIHQFDVTATPPIHLFKRKDEVKLGVHYYDLSLIHVEGMWLPKGTGRHISREVDLTVEYNMDDTTSFALGGGVAFAGPAGRSLAAASIPTGYQLHNLGEHAGVFEGYFYKHF
- a CDS encoding ABC transporter permease, giving the protein MQRSAGGIVLPGLGFLAVFFFFPVLVILFKSIHGPHFTLSHYEFIVGSSVYRGVFLNTFELAGVVTAVSLAVGLPVAWYLAVGPRRWCEVVSMVMVLSMWTNLLARTYAWVVLLQDNGPVNKALMALGAITDPLPMMNSLFAVTIGMTYIMVPFVVIPLRNRIASLDPAVFQAAEICGAGRAVIFCRVFLPAIATTFAMTGVTVFVMSLGYYITPTLLGSESSMVLAELIAQLVQSQLDWGAAGAAAFLLLVMTVILYFVQQTVLAKKSATGR
- a CDS encoding ABC transporter ATP-binding protein, with the translated sequence MNAFISIQGIRKDYGGNVAVSDVTLDIQKGEFVSFLGPSGSGKSTTLYVMAGLVDPDQGDVQVEGKSILQMPSNKRNIGMVFQRYTLFPNMTVAENIAFPLTVRKVNKAEIAERTAEMLRLVRMEALADRYPQQMSGGQQQRVAIARAMIYNPNILLMDEPLSALDRKLREEIQSEIKRVHEETGVTILYVTHDQEEALRLSDRVVLFNQGKVEQIGTCRDLYEKPVSRFCAGFFGSSNILETTACDPDTRKVRLVSGEVLEDIGIFQQRHIFGEEPSLMVRPEDMSFSREKSANVIAGTVLDITFLGALLMCSIQLRSGECVKMQLPRVFEDSVPALGSEVFVKINTNNSVAFY
- a CDS encoding ABC transporter substrate-binding protein, coding for MIRKFGILGLMAGACLSLSAARAETSLVFTSWGGSTEDMQEKYWLLPFTKESGVAVQKDGPTNYGKLKAMIDTGNVTWDVVDVEADFAAKAANDGLLEPVGVDNLQKVDPRFRNKFYVGSFYFSFVLGYKGATAAHPKDWQEFFDTQKFPGKRALYKWPSPGVIEMALLADGVPADKLYPLDLDRAFRKLDTIKSSIRWWSSGAQSQQMLASGSVKYGMFWNGRVQALQDGGADVGMSWTQNITMADMLVIPRGSHHVAEAQKLIAFATGAKPQAEFARSTGYAPVNMDSIALLSPAEREKLPQAHTEGHVDPDIAYWAAHRDEIAKRWYEWQAR